In Canis lupus familiaris isolate Mischka breed German Shepherd chromosome 9, alternate assembly UU_Cfam_GSD_1.0, whole genome shotgun sequence, a single window of DNA contains:
- the EPN3 gene encoding epsin-3 isoform X1: MTTSALRRQVKNIVHNYSEAEIKVREATSNDPWGPPSSLMSEIADLTFNTVAFAEVMGMLWRRLNDSGKNWRHVYKALTLLDYLLKTGSERVAHQCRENLYTIQTLKDFQYIDRDGKDQGVNVREKVKQVMALLKDEERLRQERTHALKTKERMALEGTGIGSGQLGLGRSRGSPSSYNSSSSSPRYTSDLEQARPQTSGEEELQLQLALAMSREEAEKPVPPASHRDEDLQLQLALRLSRQEHEKEVRSWRGDDSPVANGAGAAVHRWQDKEPEREERKEEEKLKTSQSSILDLADIFAPTPAPPSTHCSADPWDIPGLRPNTEPSGSSWGPSTDPWSPVPSGSTLSRSQPWDLPPMLSSSEPWGRTPVLPARPPSTDLWAQSSPHHKLPSTGADPWGASGETSNAPALGGTSPFDPFAKPPGPTETKEAPECAQALPSGKPSSPVELDLFGDPIPSSKQNGTKEPDAFDLSALGEVLTQPSKEARACRTPESFLGPSASSLVNLDSLVKAPQAAKTRNPFLTGLSAPSPTNPFGGGEQGRPTLNQMRTGSPALGFPASGPVGAPLGSMTYSASLPLPLSSVPAGVTLPASVSVFPQAGAFTPPPASLPQPLLPTSGSAGPLQPPPQAGGTNPFL, from the exons ATGACGACCTCCGCGCTGCGGCGCCAGGTGAAGAACATTGTGCACAACTACTCGGAGGCAGAGATTAAGGTGCGAGAGGCCACCAGCAATGACCCGTGGGGCCCTCCCAGCTCGCTCATGTCGGAAATCGCCGACCTGACCTTTAACACGGTGGCCTTCGCTGAGGTCATGGGCATGCTGTGGCGGCGGCTGAATGACAGCGGCAAGAACTGGCGGCACGTGTACAAGGCGCTGACGCTGCTGGACTACCTGCTCAAGACGGGCTCCGAGCGGGTGGCCCACCAGTGCCGCGAGAACCTCTACACCATCCAGACGCTCAAGGACTTCCAGTACATCGACCGCGACGGCAAGGACCAGGGCGTCAACGTGCGCGAGAAGGTCAAGCAGGTGATGGCCTTGCTCAAGGACGAGGAGCGCCTCCGGCAGGAGCGCACCCACGCCCTCAAGACCAAGGAGCGCATGGCGCTGGAGGGCACGGGCATTGGCAGCGGGCAGCTGGGGCTCGGCCGCTCTCGAGGTTCCCCGTCCTCCTACAACT CCTCCTCATCATCCCCCCGCTACACCTCCGACTTGGAGCAGGCCCGGCCCCAGACATCAGGAGAAGAGGAGCTGCAGCTGCAGCTGGCTCTAGCCATGAGCCGGGAGGAGGCTGAGAAG CCGGTTCCCCCAGCCTCCCACAGGGATGAGGATCTGCAGCTGCAGCTGGCTCTGCGTCTGAGCCGGCAGGAGCATGAGAAG GAGGTGAGGTCCTGGCGGGGAGATGACTCCCCTGTAGCCAATGGCGCTGGGGCCGCTGTCCACCGTTGGCAAGacaaagagccagagagagaagagagaaaggaggaggagaagctgaAAACCAGCCAG TCCTCCATCCTGGACTTGGCAGACATCTTCGCacccaccccggccccgccctccaCTCACTGCTCCGCTGACCCATGGGACATCCCAG GTCTCAGGCCGAACACAGAGCCCAGTGGCTCCTCCTGGGGACCTTCTACAGACCCCTGGTCTCCTGTCCCTTCAGGAAGCACCCTGTCCAGAAGCCAGCCCTGGGACTTGCCCCCTATGCTCTCCTCCTCTGAGCCCTGGGGCCGGACCCCAGTGCTGCCTGCCAGACCCCCTTCCACAGACCTCTGGGCACAGAGCTCCCCCCATCACAAGCTCCCCAGCACTGGGGCTGACCCTTGGGGGGCCTCAGGGGAGACCTCCAATGCACCTG CTCTAGGTGGTACCTCACCCTTTGACCCATTTGCCAAACCTCCAGGACCCACAGAGACCAAGGAGGCGCCAGAGtgtgcccaggccctgccctctgggaagCCCAGCAGTCCTGTGG AGCTGGACCTGTTTGGAGACCCCATCCCCAGTTCCAAGCAAAATGGCACCAAGGAGCCAGACGCCTTTGACCTGAGTGCACTGGGGGAAGTGCTAACCCAGCCCAGCAAGGAGGCCCGAGCATGCCGGACCCCTGAGTCTTTCCTGGGCCCTTCAGCCTCCTCTTTGGTCAATCTTGATTCATTAGTCAAGGCGCCCCAGGCTGCAAAGACCCGAAACCCCTTCCTGACAG GTCTCAGCGCTCCATCCCCCACCAACCCGTTCGGCGGGGGCGAGCAGGGCAGGCCGACCCTGAATCAGATGCGCACCGGGTCGCCGGCGCTGGGCTTTCCCGCCAGCGGGCCAGTCGGGGCGCCCTTGGGCTCCATGACCTACAgcgcctccctgcccctcccgctcaGCAGCGTGCCGGCCGGCGTGACCCTCCCCGCCTCGGTCAGCGTCTTCCCGCAGGCGGGAGCCTTCACGCCGCCGCCCGCCAGCCTGCCGCAGCCGCTGctgcccacgtcgggctccgcgGGGCCGCTCCAGCCACCCCCGCAGGCCGGCGGCACCAACCCCTTCCTCTga
- the EPN3 gene encoding epsin-3 isoform X2 produces MTTSALRRQVKNIVHNYSEAEIKVREATSNDPWGPPSSLMSEIADLTFNTVAFAEVMGMLWRRLNDSGKNWRHVYKALTLLDYLLKTGSERVAHQCRENLYTIQTLKDFQYIDRDGKDQGVNVREKVKQVMALLKDEERLRQERTHALKTKERMALEGTGIGSGQLGLGRSRGSPSSYNSSSSSPRYTSDLEQARPQTSGEEELQLQLALAMSREEAEKEVRSWRGDDSPVANGAGAAVHRWQDKEPEREERKEEEKLKTSQSSILDLADIFAPTPAPPSTHCSADPWDIPGLRPNTEPSGSSWGPSTDPWSPVPSGSTLSRSQPWDLPPMLSSSEPWGRTPVLPARPPSTDLWAQSSPHHKLPSTGADPWGASGETSNAPALGGTSPFDPFAKPPGPTETKEAPECAQALPSGKPSSPVELDLFGDPIPSSKQNGTKEPDAFDLSALGEVLTQPSKEARACRTPESFLGPSASSLVNLDSLVKAPQAAKTRNPFLTGLSAPSPTNPFGGGEQGRPTLNQMRTGSPALGFPASGPVGAPLGSMTYSASLPLPLSSVPAGVTLPASVSVFPQAGAFTPPPASLPQPLLPTSGSAGPLQPPPQAGGTNPFL; encoded by the exons ATGACGACCTCCGCGCTGCGGCGCCAGGTGAAGAACATTGTGCACAACTACTCGGAGGCAGAGATTAAGGTGCGAGAGGCCACCAGCAATGACCCGTGGGGCCCTCCCAGCTCGCTCATGTCGGAAATCGCCGACCTGACCTTTAACACGGTGGCCTTCGCTGAGGTCATGGGCATGCTGTGGCGGCGGCTGAATGACAGCGGCAAGAACTGGCGGCACGTGTACAAGGCGCTGACGCTGCTGGACTACCTGCTCAAGACGGGCTCCGAGCGGGTGGCCCACCAGTGCCGCGAGAACCTCTACACCATCCAGACGCTCAAGGACTTCCAGTACATCGACCGCGACGGCAAGGACCAGGGCGTCAACGTGCGCGAGAAGGTCAAGCAGGTGATGGCCTTGCTCAAGGACGAGGAGCGCCTCCGGCAGGAGCGCACCCACGCCCTCAAGACCAAGGAGCGCATGGCGCTGGAGGGCACGGGCATTGGCAGCGGGCAGCTGGGGCTCGGCCGCTCTCGAGGTTCCCCGTCCTCCTACAACT CCTCCTCATCATCCCCCCGCTACACCTCCGACTTGGAGCAGGCCCGGCCCCAGACATCAGGAGAAGAGGAGCTGCAGCTGCAGCTGGCTCTAGCCATGAGCCGGGAGGAGGCTGAGAAG GAGGTGAGGTCCTGGCGGGGAGATGACTCCCCTGTAGCCAATGGCGCTGGGGCCGCTGTCCACCGTTGGCAAGacaaagagccagagagagaagagagaaaggaggaggagaagctgaAAACCAGCCAG TCCTCCATCCTGGACTTGGCAGACATCTTCGCacccaccccggccccgccctccaCTCACTGCTCCGCTGACCCATGGGACATCCCAG GTCTCAGGCCGAACACAGAGCCCAGTGGCTCCTCCTGGGGACCTTCTACAGACCCCTGGTCTCCTGTCCCTTCAGGAAGCACCCTGTCCAGAAGCCAGCCCTGGGACTTGCCCCCTATGCTCTCCTCCTCTGAGCCCTGGGGCCGGACCCCAGTGCTGCCTGCCAGACCCCCTTCCACAGACCTCTGGGCACAGAGCTCCCCCCATCACAAGCTCCCCAGCACTGGGGCTGACCCTTGGGGGGCCTCAGGGGAGACCTCCAATGCACCTG CTCTAGGTGGTACCTCACCCTTTGACCCATTTGCCAAACCTCCAGGACCCACAGAGACCAAGGAGGCGCCAGAGtgtgcccaggccctgccctctgggaagCCCAGCAGTCCTGTGG AGCTGGACCTGTTTGGAGACCCCATCCCCAGTTCCAAGCAAAATGGCACCAAGGAGCCAGACGCCTTTGACCTGAGTGCACTGGGGGAAGTGCTAACCCAGCCCAGCAAGGAGGCCCGAGCATGCCGGACCCCTGAGTCTTTCCTGGGCCCTTCAGCCTCCTCTTTGGTCAATCTTGATTCATTAGTCAAGGCGCCCCAGGCTGCAAAGACCCGAAACCCCTTCCTGACAG GTCTCAGCGCTCCATCCCCCACCAACCCGTTCGGCGGGGGCGAGCAGGGCAGGCCGACCCTGAATCAGATGCGCACCGGGTCGCCGGCGCTGGGCTTTCCCGCCAGCGGGCCAGTCGGGGCGCCCTTGGGCTCCATGACCTACAgcgcctccctgcccctcccgctcaGCAGCGTGCCGGCCGGCGTGACCCTCCCCGCCTCGGTCAGCGTCTTCCCGCAGGCGGGAGCCTTCACGCCGCCGCCCGCCAGCCTGCCGCAGCCGCTGctgcccacgtcgggctccgcgGGGCCGCTCCAGCCACCCCCGCAGGCCGGCGGCACCAACCCCTTCCTCTga